One genomic window of Equus caballus isolate H_3958 breed thoroughbred chromosome 6, TB-T2T, whole genome shotgun sequence includes the following:
- the OR6C75 gene encoding olfactory receptor 6C75 — MRNCTEITEFILLGLTNDPQWQVVLFTFLLVTYVLSVTGNLIIITLTLSDPHLQTPMYFFLRNFSFLEISFTSVCIPRFLVTIVTGNRTISYNGCVAQLFFFIFLGVTEFYLLAAMSYDRYVAICKPLHYTTIMSSRVSILLVLSSWLAGFLIIFPPITLLLQLDFCASNIIDHFICDSSPVLQLSCTNTRFLELMAFFLAVVTLMVTLTLVILSYTYIIRTILRIPSISQRKKAFSTCSSHMIVVSLSYGSCIFMYIKPSARERVTLSKGVAVLNTSVAPLLNPFIYTLRNQQVKQAFKTLVQRVIFSSNK; from the coding sequence atgagaaattgCACAGAAATAACAGAATTTATTCTTCTTGGATTGACAAATGACCCACAATGGCAGGTTGTACTTTTCACCTTTCTGCTTGTTACCTACGTGCTAAGTGTAACTGGGAACCTGATCATTATCACTCTCACCCTTTCAGATCCCCATCTGCAGACTCCGATGTATTTCTTCCTTCGAAACTTCTCATTCCTAGAAATATCATTCACGTCTGTCTGCATTCCCAGATTCCTTGTCACTATAGTGACAGGGAACAGAACCATTTCCTATAATGGTTGTGTGgctcagttattttttttcatcttcttaggGGTGACAGAATTTTACCTTCTGGCCGccatgtcctatgaccgctatgtggccatctgcaaacctcTACATTACACAACCATAATGAGCAGCAGAGTCAGTATCCTTCTTGTCCTTAGCTCATGGCTTGCAGGCTTCCTGATCATCTTTCCACCAATAACCCTGCTGCTGCAGTTGGATTTCTGTGCCTCCAATATAATTGACCATTTTATCTGTGACTCTTCTCCAGTTCTGCAGCTTTCTTGCACAAACACTCGCTTTCTAGAACTCATGGCATTTTTTTTAGCTGTGGTAACGCTCATGGTCACCTTAACACTAGTTATTCTCTCCTACACATATATCATCCGGACAATTCTGAGAATTCCTTCCATAAGTCAAAGGAAAAAAGCCTTTTCCACATGTTCCTCTCACATGATAGTTGTCTCCCTCTCTTACGGTAGCTGCATCTTCATGTACATTAAGCCTTCTGCAAGGGAAAGGGTAACTTTAAGCAAAGGAGTAGCTGTGCTCAATACCTCAGTGGCTCCTCTCTTGAATCCTTTCATATACACACTAAGAAATCAGCAAGTGAAACAAGCCTTCAAGACCCTGGTCCAGAGAGTgatcttttcttcaaataaatga